In one Cyprinus carpio isolate SPL01 chromosome B2, ASM1834038v1, whole genome shotgun sequence genomic region, the following are encoded:
- the LOC109105917 gene encoding uncharacterized protein LOC109105917 isoform X3, with product MRFMTSLAERGFSEKYQGQDMISDSEEGVLVDDWLTSKQDLLDTSDEELNDDLLCSDDENETMRCHNESIPKPKLQATAKPYLVCGTPHLAEDQARCPKEEVEVDPGEVLDIEINAPSGDEFQKPAVLVRAVARMVHSAKPMAVARGMPIAARQPASAKSKISAKTPPAPGMVGRNVGQKVKVQPQTPPATQKLPAKPLNMTNNKEFCHPQWEEEAFYMERLREQMRLREQVIKQKERMRSRWAANKKHLRQERFQTDSSTGHWNNNQNQQTQPCVLGSCPWKVTHQQPFHDPPHCLFLERHPEIQPLPSQQHQYQVVVPPLQPPWQQAPLTQGNPSGHAAELQHYQSHQRGTDRVVLQGMGQVPDQMNQQYSIDEVWRGHKSKCELRTSYGPVPTKIRVVKHLNPVSVSCDLTPQISEETNAVTKTKPRIVTFRMPDSSPPSFLQQSLKLNCPKQGKGCGPNQPQDEVAVRGNQPSAFIPFSSGLRTESVTAQTHVNFIVRLNH from the exons ATGAGGTTTATGACAAGCCTGGCAGAGAGAGGTTTTTCAGAGAAGTATCAAGGTCAAGATATGATAAG TGATTCAGAGGAAGGCGTTCTGGTGGATGACTGGCTGACATCCAAACAA GATCTATTGGACACATCAGATGAAGAGCTGAATGATGACCTTTTGTGTAGCGATGATGAGAACGAAACTATGAG ATGTCACAATGAAAGCATTCCTAAACCAAAACTGCAGGCGACTGCAAAGCCTTACCTTGTTTGTGGAACTCCACACCTTGCTGAAGACCAAGCCAGATGTCCTAAAGAAGAGGTGGAGGTTGACCCTGGTGAAGTTTTAGACATCGAAATCAATGCTCCTTCTGGAGATGAATTTCAA AAACCTGCTGTGCTGGTAAGAGCTGTTGCCAGGATGGTGCACAGTGCCAAGCCAATGGCTGTTGCCAGGGGGATGCCCATTGCTGCAAGGCAGCCAGCAAGTGCCAAGTCTAAGATATCTGCCAAAACTCCACCAGCGCCAGGGATGGTGGGAAGAAATGTGGGTCAGAAGGTCAAGGTGCAGCCCCAAACTCCTCCAGCTACTCAAAAACTTCCCGCAAAGCCGCTAAACATGACAAACAACAAAGAG TTTTGTCATCCTCAGTGGGAAGAGGAGGCGTTCTACATGGAGAGGCTGCGGGAGCAGATGCGACTGAGGGAGCAGGTTATCAAACAGAAGGAACGGATGAGATCTAGATGGGCCGCAAACAAGAAGCATCTGCGGCAGGAGCGATTCCAAACTGATAGTTCCACCGGACACTGGAACAACAACCAAAATCAACAGACACAGCCGTGTGTCTTGGGTTCTTGCCCTTGGAAGGTTACGCACCAGCAGCCCTTCCATGATCCGCCTCACTGTCTTTTCCTGGAGCGCCATCCAGAAATCCAGCCCTTGCCTTCACAGCAGCACCAGTACCAGGTTGTAGTACCCCCACTTCAGCCACCATGGCAACAAGCTCCACTGACACAAGGGAATCCATCAGGCCATGCAGCAGAGCTCCAGCATTATCAGTCTCATCAGAGGGGCACAGACAGGGTGGTGTTACAAGGAATGGGGCAAGTCCCAGATCAGATGAACCAACAGTACAGTATAGATGAAGTCTGGCGAGGACACAAGAGCAAGTGTGAGCTGAGAACTTCTTACGGGCCTGTTCCCACCAAAATAAGAGTGGTCAAACACCTCAACCCAGTT AGTGTGAGTTGTGATCTTACACCACAGATTAGCGAAGAGACTAACGCAGTGACTAAAACGAAGCCCAGAATTGTCACCTTCAGAATGCCTGATTCATCACCACCTTCATTTCTGCAACAGAGTCTCAAGTTAAACTGTCCCAAACAGGGAAAGGGATGTGGCCCAAACCAGCCCCAGGATGAG GTGGCAGTCAGGGGAAACCAACCCAGCGCTTTCAT ACCCTTCAGTTCCGGCCTGAGAACAGAGTCTGTTACTGCTCAAACCCATGTCAACTTTATTGTAAGACTAAACCACTGA
- the LOC109105917 gene encoding uncharacterized protein LOC109105917 isoform X2, with translation MRFMTSLAERGFSEKYQGQDMISDSEEGVLVDDWLTSKQDLLDTSDEELNDDLLCSDDENETMRCHNESIPKPKLQATAKPYLVCGTPHLAEDQARCPKEEVEVDPGEVLDIEINAPSGDEFQGGSELREGLSPQPSGRHLTRSCRGQPAPEETVTGPSRSPEPVFPGQHMFDQQHSASVLDTNPLLAGPTPMGSIQPPGNESDPWRPSLALQGPTDLSKPGTPHRGQKPLQKHPSAQSGCSLTAPSGPQAQKPAVLVRAVARMVHSAKPMAVARGMPIAARQPASAKSKISAKTPPAPGMVGRNVGQKVKVQPQTPPATQKLPAKPLNMTNNKEWEEEAFYMERLREQMRLREQVIKQKERMRSRWAANKKHLRQERFQTDSSTGHWNNNQNQQTQPCVLGSCPWKVTHQQPFHDPPHCLFLERHPEIQPLPSQQHQYQVVVPPLQPPWQQAPLTQGNPSGHAAELQHYQSHQRGTDRVVLQGMGQVPDQMNQQYSIDEVWRGHKSKCELRTSYGPVPTKIRVVKHLNPVSVSCDLTPQISEETNAVTKTKPRIVTFRMPDSSPPSFLQQSLKLNCPKQGKGCGPNQPQDEVAVRGNQPSAFIPFSSGLRTESVTAQTHVNFIVRLNH, from the exons ATGAGGTTTATGACAAGCCTGGCAGAGAGAGGTTTTTCAGAGAAGTATCAAGGTCAAGATATGATAAG TGATTCAGAGGAAGGCGTTCTGGTGGATGACTGGCTGACATCCAAACAA GATCTATTGGACACATCAGATGAAGAGCTGAATGATGACCTTTTGTGTAGCGATGATGAGAACGAAACTATGAG ATGTCACAATGAAAGCATTCCTAAACCAAAACTGCAGGCGACTGCAAAGCCTTACCTTGTTTGTGGAACTCCACACCTTGCTGAAGACCAAGCCAGATGTCCTAAAGAAGAGGTGGAGGTTGACCCTGGTGAAGTTTTAGACATCGAAATCAATGCTCCTTCTGGAGATGAATTTCAA ggtGGATCTGAGTTGCGAGAGGGTCTGTCTCCTCAGCCCTCTGGGCGTCATCTCACACGCTCCTGCAGGGGACAGCCTGCCCCAGAGGAAACCGTCACTGGACCCTCCCGCAGTCCTG AGCCAGTGTTCCCAGGACAGCATATGTTTGATCAACAACACTCTGCTTCAGTCTTGGACACTAATCCGCTCCTAGCTGGACCTACTCCCATGGGCTCCATTCAGCCTCCGGGAAATGAGAGTGACCCCTGGAGGCCCAGTCTAGCTTTGCAGGGGCCCACGGATCTGTCAAAGCCTGGGACTCCCCACCGTGGGCAAAAGCCTCTCCAGAAACATCCATCAGCTCAGTCTGGCTGCTCCTTAACTGCTCCCTCTGGACCACAGGCACAG AAACCTGCTGTGCTGGTAAGAGCTGTTGCCAGGATGGTGCACAGTGCCAAGCCAATGGCTGTTGCCAGGGGGATGCCCATTGCTGCAAGGCAGCCAGCAAGTGCCAAGTCTAAGATATCTGCCAAAACTCCACCAGCGCCAGGGATGGTGGGAAGAAATGTGGGTCAGAAGGTCAAGGTGCAGCCCCAAACTCCTCCAGCTACTCAAAAACTTCCCGCAAAGCCGCTAAACATGACAAACAACAAAGAG TGGGAAGAGGAGGCGTTCTACATGGAGAGGCTGCGGGAGCAGATGCGACTGAGGGAGCAGGTTATCAAACAGAAGGAACGGATGAGATCTAGATGGGCCGCAAACAAGAAGCATCTGCGGCAGGAGCGATTCCAAACTGATAGTTCCACCGGACACTGGAACAACAACCAAAATCAACAGACACAGCCGTGTGTCTTGGGTTCTTGCCCTTGGAAGGTTACGCACCAGCAGCCCTTCCATGATCCGCCTCACTGTCTTTTCCTGGAGCGCCATCCAGAAATCCAGCCCTTGCCTTCACAGCAGCACCAGTACCAGGTTGTAGTACCCCCACTTCAGCCACCATGGCAACAAGCTCCACTGACACAAGGGAATCCATCAGGCCATGCAGCAGAGCTCCAGCATTATCAGTCTCATCAGAGGGGCACAGACAGGGTGGTGTTACAAGGAATGGGGCAAGTCCCAGATCAGATGAACCAACAGTACAGTATAGATGAAGTCTGGCGAGGACACAAGAGCAAGTGTGAGCTGAGAACTTCTTACGGGCCTGTTCCCACCAAAATAAGAGTGGTCAAACACCTCAACCCAGTT AGTGTGAGTTGTGATCTTACACCACAGATTAGCGAAGAGACTAACGCAGTGACTAAAACGAAGCCCAGAATTGTCACCTTCAGAATGCCTGATTCATCACCACCTTCATTTCTGCAACAGAGTCTCAAGTTAAACTGTCCCAAACAGGGAAAGGGATGTGGCCCAAACCAGCCCCAGGATGAG GTGGCAGTCAGGGGAAACCAACCCAGCGCTTTCAT ACCCTTCAGTTCCGGCCTGAGAACAGAGTCTGTTACTGCTCAAACCCATGTCAACTTTATTGTAAGACTAAACCACTGA
- the shhb gene encoding tiggy-winkle hedgehog protein, with translation MDVRLHLKRIAFLCFISLLLTPCGLACGPGRGYGKRRHPKKLTPLAYKQFIPNVAEKTLGASGKYEGKITRNSERFKELIPNYNPDIIFKDEENTNADRLMTKRCKDKLNSLAISVMNQWPGVKLRVTEGWDEDGHHFEESLHYEGRAVDITTSDRDKSKYGMLSRLAVEAGFDWVYYESKAHIHCSVKAENSVAAKSGGCFPGSGTVTLADGRRKHIKDLKVGDRVLAADEEGNVLLSDFIMFMDHDPTTRRQFIVIETSEPFTKLTLTAAHLVFVGNASASSGTTATFASNVKPGDTVLVSEGTGKSLKSVTVKRIYTEEHEGSYAPVTAHGTIIVDRVLASCYAVIESHKWAHWAFAPVRLSHKLMTWLFPARDSNVTFQEDGIHWYSNMLFHIGSWLLDRDSFHPLGISHLS, from the exons ATGGACGTAAGGCTGCATCTTAAGCGAATTGCTTTTCTGTGTTTTATCAGCCTGCTTCTGACGCCTTGTGGATTAGCCTGTGGTCCCGGTAGAGGTTATGGAAAACGAAGACACCCAAAGAAATTAACCCCTTTGGCTTACAAGCAATTCATTCCCAACGTTGCAGAGAAAACGCTCGGGGCAAGCGGCAAATACGAAGGCAAAATCACAAGGAATTCAGAGCGATTTAAAGAGCTGATTCCGAATTATAATCCCGATATCATCTTTAAAGACGAGGAAAACACAAACGCTGACAGACTGATGACCAAG CGGTGTAAGGACAAGTTAAATTCGTTGGCGATATCCGTCATGAACCAGTGGCCAGGTGTGAAACTGCGGGTCACTGAAGGCTGGGATGAGGATGGTCACCATTTCGAAGAATCTTTGCACTACGAGGGACGAGCGGTGGACATAACTACCTCAGACAGGGATAAAAGCAAGTATGGGATGCTATCTAGACTTGCAGTGGAGGCAGGATTCGACTGGGTCTATTATGAATCCAAAGCCCATATACACTGCTCTGTCAAAGCAG AAAATTCAGTCGCTGCTAAATCAGGGGGATGCTTTCCTGGATCTGGTACGGTGACACTCGCAGACGGGAGGAGGAAACACATCAAAGATCTTAAAGTGGGCGACCGGGTTTTAGCTGCGGACGAAGAGGGAAATGTCTTATTAAGCGACTTCATTATGTTCATGGACCACGATCCGACAACGAGAAGGCAATTCATCGTCATCGAGACGTCAGAGCCTTTTACAAAGCTCACCCTCACAGCGGCGCACCTCGTATTCGTTGGAAACGCCTCGGCTAGTTCTGGGACAACAGCAACATTTGCCAGCAACGTTAAGCCTGGAGATACGGTTTTAGTGTCGGAAGGAACAGGCAAGAGCCTCAAGAGCGTTACAGTGAAGAGGATTTACACTGAAGAGCACGAGGGCTCTTACGCGCCAGTCACCGCTCACGGAACCATAATAGTGGATCGGGTGCTGGCTTCGTGTTACGCGGTTATTGAGAGTCACAAGTGGGCGCACTGGGCTTTTGCACCGGTCAGGTTAAGTCACAAGCTGATGACGTGGCTTTTCCCGGCTCGTGATTCAAACGTCACTTTTCAGGAGGACGGCATCCACTGGTACTCAAACATGCTGTTTCACATCGGCTCTTGGCTGCTGGACAGAGACTCTTTCCATCCACTCGGGATTTCACACTTAAGTTGA
- the LOC109105917 gene encoding uncharacterized protein LOC109105917 isoform X1, which produces MRFMTSLAERGFSEKYQGQDMISDSEEGVLVDDWLTSKQDLLDTSDEELNDDLLCSDDENETMRCHNESIPKPKLQATAKPYLVCGTPHLAEDQARCPKEEVEVDPGEVLDIEINAPSGDEFQGGSELREGLSPQPSGRHLTRSCRGQPAPEETVTGPSRSPEPVFPGQHMFDQQHSASVLDTNPLLAGPTPMGSIQPPGNESDPWRPSLALQGPTDLSKPGTPHRGQKPLQKHPSAQSGCSLTAPSGPQAQKPAVLVRAVARMVHSAKPMAVARGMPIAARQPASAKSKISAKTPPAPGMVGRNVGQKVKVQPQTPPATQKLPAKPLNMTNNKEFCHPQWEEEAFYMERLREQMRLREQVIKQKERMRSRWAANKKHLRQERFQTDSSTGHWNNNQNQQTQPCVLGSCPWKVTHQQPFHDPPHCLFLERHPEIQPLPSQQHQYQVVVPPLQPPWQQAPLTQGNPSGHAAELQHYQSHQRGTDRVVLQGMGQVPDQMNQQYSIDEVWRGHKSKCELRTSYGPVPTKIRVVKHLNPVSVSCDLTPQISEETNAVTKTKPRIVTFRMPDSSPPSFLQQSLKLNCPKQGKGCGPNQPQDEVAVRGNQPSAFIPFSSGLRTESVTAQTHVNFIVRLNH; this is translated from the exons ATGAGGTTTATGACAAGCCTGGCAGAGAGAGGTTTTTCAGAGAAGTATCAAGGTCAAGATATGATAAG TGATTCAGAGGAAGGCGTTCTGGTGGATGACTGGCTGACATCCAAACAA GATCTATTGGACACATCAGATGAAGAGCTGAATGATGACCTTTTGTGTAGCGATGATGAGAACGAAACTATGAG ATGTCACAATGAAAGCATTCCTAAACCAAAACTGCAGGCGACTGCAAAGCCTTACCTTGTTTGTGGAACTCCACACCTTGCTGAAGACCAAGCCAGATGTCCTAAAGAAGAGGTGGAGGTTGACCCTGGTGAAGTTTTAGACATCGAAATCAATGCTCCTTCTGGAGATGAATTTCAA ggtGGATCTGAGTTGCGAGAGGGTCTGTCTCCTCAGCCCTCTGGGCGTCATCTCACACGCTCCTGCAGGGGACAGCCTGCCCCAGAGGAAACCGTCACTGGACCCTCCCGCAGTCCTG AGCCAGTGTTCCCAGGACAGCATATGTTTGATCAACAACACTCTGCTTCAGTCTTGGACACTAATCCGCTCCTAGCTGGACCTACTCCCATGGGCTCCATTCAGCCTCCGGGAAATGAGAGTGACCCCTGGAGGCCCAGTCTAGCTTTGCAGGGGCCCACGGATCTGTCAAAGCCTGGGACTCCCCACCGTGGGCAAAAGCCTCTCCAGAAACATCCATCAGCTCAGTCTGGCTGCTCCTTAACTGCTCCCTCTGGACCACAGGCACAG AAACCTGCTGTGCTGGTAAGAGCTGTTGCCAGGATGGTGCACAGTGCCAAGCCAATGGCTGTTGCCAGGGGGATGCCCATTGCTGCAAGGCAGCCAGCAAGTGCCAAGTCTAAGATATCTGCCAAAACTCCACCAGCGCCAGGGATGGTGGGAAGAAATGTGGGTCAGAAGGTCAAGGTGCAGCCCCAAACTCCTCCAGCTACTCAAAAACTTCCCGCAAAGCCGCTAAACATGACAAACAACAAAGAG TTTTGTCATCCTCAGTGGGAAGAGGAGGCGTTCTACATGGAGAGGCTGCGGGAGCAGATGCGACTGAGGGAGCAGGTTATCAAACAGAAGGAACGGATGAGATCTAGATGGGCCGCAAACAAGAAGCATCTGCGGCAGGAGCGATTCCAAACTGATAGTTCCACCGGACACTGGAACAACAACCAAAATCAACAGACACAGCCGTGTGTCTTGGGTTCTTGCCCTTGGAAGGTTACGCACCAGCAGCCCTTCCATGATCCGCCTCACTGTCTTTTCCTGGAGCGCCATCCAGAAATCCAGCCCTTGCCTTCACAGCAGCACCAGTACCAGGTTGTAGTACCCCCACTTCAGCCACCATGGCAACAAGCTCCACTGACACAAGGGAATCCATCAGGCCATGCAGCAGAGCTCCAGCATTATCAGTCTCATCAGAGGGGCACAGACAGGGTGGTGTTACAAGGAATGGGGCAAGTCCCAGATCAGATGAACCAACAGTACAGTATAGATGAAGTCTGGCGAGGACACAAGAGCAAGTGTGAGCTGAGAACTTCTTACGGGCCTGTTCCCACCAAAATAAGAGTGGTCAAACACCTCAACCCAGTT AGTGTGAGTTGTGATCTTACACCACAGATTAGCGAAGAGACTAACGCAGTGACTAAAACGAAGCCCAGAATTGTCACCTTCAGAATGCCTGATTCATCACCACCTTCATTTCTGCAACAGAGTCTCAAGTTAAACTGTCCCAAACAGGGAAAGGGATGTGGCCCAAACCAGCCCCAGGATGAG GTGGCAGTCAGGGGAAACCAACCCAGCGCTTTCAT ACCCTTCAGTTCCGGCCTGAGAACAGAGTCTGTTACTGCTCAAACCCATGTCAACTTTATTGTAAGACTAAACCACTGA
- the LOC109105894 gene encoding protein canopy-1 isoform X2 yields the protein MSRLSVLSAASKVAGRGSITDLHEISMSPWIKQVCLVLAAVFMLSSTTESKKDEALYCSACMAIAEEMNYSVSQTDPKKTIHVGGFRLKPDGSLMDKKVPLARSETYLNELLEEVCNSMSDYALYEDPDTKEKSYKRFAPRGNDGVNFPDFKNFKFDGPESSSALKFACESIVEELEDDIISLFSSEADHVAKTLCSEVSGHCKSSVFQHSEL from the exons ATGTCGCGGCTGTCAGTTCTCAGTGCGGCCAGCAAGGTTGCTGGTCGTGGCAGCATAACAGACCTGCAC GAGATCAGCATGTCACCATGGATTAAACAGGTTTGCCTTGTTCTTGCGGCAGTGTTCATGTTGTCCAGTACAACAGAGTCAAAGAAGGATGAAGCATTGTACTGTTCAG CTTGCATGGCGATTGCAGAGGAGATGAACTATTCAGTCAGTCAAACTGATCCAAAAAAGACGATTCATGTTGGTGGATTCAGACTTAAACCCGATGGAAGTCTTATGGACAAAAAG GTTCCTCTGGCTAGGTCTGAGACTTACTTAAATGAACTGCTGGAAGAAGTTTGCAATAGCATGAGCGATTATGCTCTCTATGAGGACCCGGACACCAAAGAAAAGAGCTACAAGAGATTTGCTCCAAGAGGAAATGATGGCGTGAATTTTCCCGATTTCAAAAATTTTAAGTTTGACGGACCAGAGAGTTCCAGTGCCTTAAAGTTTGCT TGTGAAAGCATTGTGGAAGAGTTGGAAGATGATATCATCTCCCTCTTCTCCAGTGAGGCAGATCATGTGGCTAAGACGTTGTGCAGTGAAGTATCAG GTCACTGTAAGAGCTCCGTTTTCCAGCACAGCGAACTTTAG
- the LOC109105894 gene encoding protein canopy-1 isoform X1, with product MSSHSLRSLDKSHNSVILLDVAAVSSQCGQQGCWSWQHNRPAPSQEISMSPWIKQVCLVLAAVFMLSSTTESKKDEALYCSACMAIAEEMNYSVSQTDPKKTIHVGGFRLKPDGSLMDKKVPLARSETYLNELLEEVCNSMSDYALYEDPDTKEKSYKRFAPRGNDGVNFPDFKNFKFDGPESSSALKFACESIVEELEDDIISLFSSEADHVAKTLCSEVSGHCKSSVFQHSEL from the exons ATGTCTAGTCATTCCTTGCGCTCATTGGATAAGAGTCATAATTCTGTGATTTTATTGGATGTCGCGGCTGTCAGTTCTCAGTGCGGCCAGCAAGGTTGCTGGTCGTGGCAGCATAACAGACCTGCAC CGTCTCAG GAGATCAGCATGTCACCATGGATTAAACAGGTTTGCCTTGTTCTTGCGGCAGTGTTCATGTTGTCCAGTACAACAGAGTCAAAGAAGGATGAAGCATTGTACTGTTCAG CTTGCATGGCGATTGCAGAGGAGATGAACTATTCAGTCAGTCAAACTGATCCAAAAAAGACGATTCATGTTGGTGGATTCAGACTTAAACCCGATGGAAGTCTTATGGACAAAAAG GTTCCTCTGGCTAGGTCTGAGACTTACTTAAATGAACTGCTGGAAGAAGTTTGCAATAGCATGAGCGATTATGCTCTCTATGAGGACCCGGACACCAAAGAAAAGAGCTACAAGAGATTTGCTCCAAGAGGAAATGATGGCGTGAATTTTCCCGATTTCAAAAATTTTAAGTTTGACGGACCAGAGAGTTCCAGTGCCTTAAAGTTTGCT TGTGAAAGCATTGTGGAAGAGTTGGAAGATGATATCATCTCCCTCTTCTCCAGTGAGGCAGATCATGTGGCTAAGACGTTGTGCAGTGAAGTATCAG GTCACTGTAAGAGCTCCGTTTTCCAGCACAGCGAACTTTAG